The Deinococcus seoulensis genome has a segment encoding these proteins:
- a CDS encoding adenylate/guanylate cyclase domain-containing protein, with the protein MADLLLPLPGAHDSTHACFVLVDLVGSTAMAQQLPLRNYQTLMQEFVQVMILSFEARGGEVLQHQGDAVLAWWPLQQAAQACAAAHDAHGRAARLTLAASLGQRLHLRAGVSGGEVIMGVVGGQNSAYGLPVNYATRLCDAAEPGQTLVCDAVLSSAPGVRTEPYQPLHLQGFGENCCAHLLLPPLNAGPRTADES; encoded by the coding sequence ATGGCTGACCTGCTGCTTCCCCTTCCCGGTGCCCACGACAGCACCCACGCGTGCTTCGTGCTGGTCGACCTGGTCGGCAGTACCGCCATGGCGCAGCAGCTTCCGCTGCGCAACTACCAGACACTCATGCAGGAATTCGTGCAGGTCATGATCCTGAGCTTCGAGGCACGCGGCGGCGAGGTCCTGCAACACCAGGGCGACGCCGTGCTGGCCTGGTGGCCGCTGCAACAGGCCGCGCAGGCCTGCGCCGCCGCCCATGACGCCCACGGCCGCGCCGCCCGCCTGACCCTGGCCGCCAGCCTGGGCCAGCGCCTGCACCTGCGCGCCGGGGTCTCCGGCGGCGAGGTCATCATGGGCGTCGTGGGCGGCCAGAACAGCGCCTACGGCCTGCCCGTCAACTACGCCACCCGCCTGTGCGACGCCGCCGAACCCGGCCAGACCCTGGTCTGCGACGCCGTGCTGAGCAGCGCCCCCGGTGTCCGCACCGAACCGTACCAGCCGCTGCACCTGCAGGGCTTCGGTGAGAACTGCTGCGCGCACCTGCTGCTGCCGCCGCTGAACGCAGGCCCGCGCACTGCGGATGAAAGCTGA
- a CDS encoding response regulator transcription factor yields MERKPLVLVIEDEKDIARFIELELAAEGYATEVAFDGVTGLSKFREVNPDLVILDLMLPVLDGLEVARRIRKTSNTPIIILTAKDGIQDKVEGLDSGADDYLIKPFSIEELLARVRAHLRRVNPAVTGEVRVADLVMNLDGREIFRGGRRVELSAKEFELLELLARNPGKVFSRFEIEEKVWPEYTGGSNVVDVYIGYLRRKLEEGGERRLIHTVRGVGYVLREE; encoded by the coding sequence ATGGAACGCAAGCCCCTGGTCCTAGTTATCGAGGATGAGAAAGACATCGCTCGGTTCATTGAACTCGAACTCGCCGCCGAAGGGTACGCCACCGAAGTCGCCTTCGACGGCGTCACCGGCCTCTCCAAATTCCGTGAAGTCAACCCCGACCTCGTCATCCTGGACCTGATGCTGCCGGTCCTCGACGGCCTGGAAGTCGCGCGCCGCATCCGCAAGACCAGCAACACCCCCATCATCATCCTGACCGCCAAGGACGGCATTCAGGACAAGGTGGAGGGCCTTGACAGCGGCGCCGACGACTACCTGATCAAGCCGTTCTCCATCGAGGAACTGCTGGCCCGCGTGCGCGCCCACCTGCGCCGCGTGAACCCGGCCGTGACCGGCGAGGTCCGCGTGGCCGACCTGGTCATGAACCTCGACGGCCGCGAGATCTTCCGTGGCGGGCGCCGCGTGGAACTGTCCGCCAAGGAATTCGAACTGCTCGAACTGCTGGCCCGCAACCCCGGCAAGGTCTTCTCGCGCTTCGAGATCGAGGAGAAAGTCTGGCCCGAGTACACCGGCGGCAGCAACGTCGTGGACGTGTACATCGGGTACCTGCGCCGCAAACTGGAAGAGGGTGGCGAGCGCCGCCTGATCCACACGGTGCGCGGCGTCGGCTACGTGCTGCGCGAGGAGTAA